Proteins encoded in a region of the Corallococcus caeni genome:
- a CDS encoding ROK family protein: MAEASAKNGHGRRNGTPADKARIWGGIDLGGTKIEAVVVDARGAVLGRARHPTPAKGGPGEVVKELYGALGEAAQVAGVEPAKLAGVGVGAAGAVDANSGTLAHTSNVAGGWDAPYPLASDLGDLVGGSKVVLGNDVQVAVTAEYKLGAGRNYRSVLGVWWGTGVGGGLVLNGVPWRGQGSAGEIGHMVVKPDGARCGCGRRGCLEAYAGRACMERKARSAAKKGEKTLLFDIMRDKKRTRLSSSVWAKALKEKDPLATWLIERAIRMMGVAIASVINLLDVEAVVIGGGLGARLAPTYLGAIEDAMHPHLFMTERKPAMHVAELGDLSGAIGAALLAGPRM, from the coding sequence ATGGCCGAGGCTTCTGCGAAGAACGGGCACGGCAGGCGGAACGGGACGCCGGCCGACAAGGCCCGCATCTGGGGAGGCATCGACCTGGGGGGCACCAAGATTGAAGCCGTCGTCGTGGACGCGCGCGGTGCGGTGCTGGGCCGGGCCCGCCATCCGACGCCCGCGAAGGGCGGTCCGGGCGAGGTGGTGAAGGAGCTCTACGGCGCGCTGGGCGAGGCGGCGCAGGTCGCGGGCGTCGAGCCCGCGAAGCTCGCGGGCGTGGGCGTGGGCGCGGCGGGGGCGGTGGACGCGAACAGCGGAACGCTCGCGCACACGAGCAACGTGGCGGGCGGCTGGGACGCGCCGTATCCCCTGGCGTCGGACCTGGGCGACCTCGTGGGCGGCAGCAAGGTGGTGCTGGGCAATGACGTCCAGGTGGCGGTCACGGCCGAGTACAAGCTGGGCGCGGGACGCAACTACCGCTCCGTGCTGGGCGTGTGGTGGGGCACGGGCGTGGGCGGAGGCCTGGTGCTCAACGGCGTGCCGTGGCGCGGGCAGGGCTCCGCCGGTGAGATTGGCCACATGGTGGTGAAGCCTGATGGCGCGCGCTGTGGCTGCGGCCGGCGCGGCTGCCTGGAGGCCTACGCGGGGCGCGCGTGCATGGAGCGCAAGGCGCGCTCGGCGGCGAAGAAGGGCGAGAAGACCCTCCTCTTCGACATCATGCGCGACAAGAAGCGCACGCGCCTGTCCAGCAGCGTCTGGGCGAAGGCGTTGAAGGAAAAGGATCCGTTGGCCACGTGGCTCATCGAACGGGCCATCCGGATGATGGGCGTGGCCATCGCCTCCGTCATCAACCTGCTGGACGTGGAGGCCGTCGTCATCGGGGGCGGGCTGGGGGCGCGGCTGGCGCCCACGTACCTGGGGGCCATCGAGGACGCCATGCACCCGCACCTGTTCATGACGGAGCGCAAGCCCGCGATGCACGTCGCGGAGCTGGGCGACCTGTCCGGCGCCATCGGGGCGGCGCTGCTCGCGGGCCCGCGGATGTGA
- a CDS encoding acyltransferase family protein, whose amino-acid sequence MSTRVARPALPALTGLRFLAALGVMGYHGYCAPCAPALPTGPGRLVGAGFSTVSLFFILSGFILAYTYLDEGGMRGTRTEFFRARFARLYPVYLVSLLVDLPLFVRAILQAEPAASVGEVLRISGATLTLTQGWLTLHRPTWNIVAWTLSVEAFFYLLFPFVGPWLARQRSRWLCVIALGAWALGTTPMLAAEAAARLPDGPLAALLRAWGLISTDAIPLARLPEFLIGLCVGRVFCRREHPAAHAWARTGGFVLVAGALAVGLMVLPGPPSPLVQAAVLVPLFTASILLLAGGLVGRGLGLETRGLVLLGGASYALYMTHGSLLNYALAVNTRTFMLPHNVLTLLMVPVVVGVSVLLFRWVEEPMRHRLRSPVQRRDRSDTASTQGGNPSR is encoded by the coding sequence GTGAGCACGCGCGTGGCACGTCCCGCGCTGCCCGCGCTCACCGGATTGCGCTTCCTCGCGGCGCTGGGCGTGATGGGCTACCACGGCTACTGCGCGCCCTGCGCTCCGGCGCTGCCCACGGGGCCAGGCCGGCTGGTCGGCGCGGGCTTCTCCACCGTCAGCCTGTTCTTCATCCTGTCCGGCTTCATCCTCGCGTACACGTACCTGGACGAAGGGGGCATGCGGGGCACGCGGACGGAGTTCTTCCGCGCGAGGTTCGCGAGGCTGTACCCGGTGTACCTCGTGTCCCTGCTCGTGGACCTGCCCCTGTTCGTGCGCGCCATCCTCCAGGCGGAGCCCGCCGCGAGCGTGGGCGAGGTGCTGCGCATCAGCGGCGCGACGCTCACGCTCACGCAGGGCTGGCTGACGCTGCACCGGCCCACGTGGAACATCGTGGCGTGGACGCTGTCGGTGGAGGCGTTCTTCTACCTGCTGTTCCCGTTCGTGGGCCCGTGGCTGGCGCGACAGCGCTCCCGGTGGCTCTGCGTCATCGCCCTGGGGGCGTGGGCCCTGGGCACCACGCCCATGCTCGCGGCGGAGGCCGCTGCCCGGCTGCCGGACGGACCGCTGGCGGCCCTGCTCCGGGCCTGGGGGCTGATCTCCACGGACGCCATTCCGCTCGCGCGGCTGCCGGAGTTCCTCATCGGCCTGTGCGTGGGGCGGGTGTTCTGCAGGCGCGAACATCCGGCGGCGCACGCGTGGGCGCGGACCGGGGGCTTCGTGCTCGTGGCGGGTGCGCTGGCGGTGGGCCTGATGGTGTTGCCAGGGCCGCCGTCACCGCTGGTGCAGGCCGCCGTGCTGGTGCCGCTGTTCACCGCGAGCATCCTCCTGCTCGCGGGCGGACTCGTCGGTCGAGGCCTGGGGCTGGAGACGCGCGGGCTGGTGCTGCTGGGCGGCGCCAGCTACGCGCTCTACATGACCCACGGCTCGCTGCTGAACTACGCGCTGGCGGTGAACACGCGCACGTTCATGCTGCCCCACAACGTGCTCACGCTGCTCATGGTCCCCGTGGTCGTGGGCGTGTCCGTGCTGCTCTTCCGGTGGGTCGAGGAGCCCATGCGCCACCGGCTCCGGAGCCCTGTTCAGCGGCGCGACCGCAGCGACACCGCGAGCACCCAGGGCGGGAACCCCAGCAGGTAG
- a CDS encoding glycosyltransferase family 4 protein produces the protein MSAPLPSWHLLSGEYPPMAGGVADHSRLLADALADAGEQVHVWAPGPHGVVKEGGVTVHRAPGRFAPGDLRALSRELDACPGPRRLLLQYVPHALGLKAMNVPFCAWFAARPQDERQVFLHEAVYPWSRRAPWRHQLLAATTRLMLRLVTEAADRVFVSIPAWTDHLSARVKRRTEWRPVPSNLPAEVSPEECARARASLPEGIWVGHFGTYGQAIADPLEAVLVPVLEADARRQGLLLGRGSDGFRQRLCTRHPSLANRLQARDALAPGEAAAFLRASDVLIQPYPDGISTRRGSAMAGLALGVPMVTNTGHLTEPLWRDALPVALVEGVSPPALAEATEDLLARDDARRALGAHAARLYRERFSLECTVEALLRRRTEDTP, from the coding sequence GTGTCTGCTCCCCTGCCCTCCTGGCATCTGCTGTCGGGCGAATACCCGCCCATGGCCGGTGGCGTCGCGGACCACTCGCGGCTGCTCGCGGACGCGCTGGCGGACGCGGGAGAGCAGGTCCACGTCTGGGCCCCGGGGCCTCACGGCGTCGTGAAGGAAGGTGGGGTGACGGTGCACCGCGCGCCCGGGCGGTTCGCGCCAGGGGACCTGCGCGCGCTGTCACGCGAACTGGATGCCTGTCCGGGACCGCGCCGGCTGCTGCTCCAGTACGTGCCCCACGCGCTGGGCCTGAAGGCGATGAACGTCCCCTTCTGCGCGTGGTTCGCGGCGCGCCCTCAGGATGAACGACAGGTGTTCCTGCACGAAGCCGTCTACCCGTGGAGCCGTCGCGCGCCCTGGCGCCACCAGCTGCTGGCGGCCACGACCCGGCTCATGCTGCGGCTGGTGACCGAGGCCGCGGACCGCGTCTTCGTCTCCATCCCCGCCTGGACGGATCATCTGTCCGCGAGGGTGAAGCGGCGCACGGAGTGGCGGCCCGTGCCCAGCAACCTGCCCGCGGAGGTGTCCCCGGAGGAGTGCGCCCGCGCACGGGCCTCGCTGCCGGAAGGCATCTGGGTGGGTCACTTCGGGACCTACGGACAGGCCATCGCGGATCCCCTGGAGGCGGTGCTCGTCCCGGTGTTGGAGGCGGATGCCCGCAGGCAGGGGCTGTTGCTCGGAAGGGGCAGCGACGGGTTCCGGCAACGGCTGTGCACCAGACACCCGTCCCTCGCGAACCGGCTGCAGGCCCGGGATGCGCTGGCTCCGGGTGAAGCCGCGGCCTTCCTGCGGGCCAGTGATGTGCTGATACAGCCGTATCCGGATGGCATCAGCACCCGGAGGGGCAGCGCCATGGCCGGGCTGGCGCTGGGCGTCCCCATGGTCACGAACACGGGGCACCTCACGGAGCCCCTGTGGCGCGACGCGCTTCCGGTGGCGCTGGTGGAGGGCGTGTCGCCACCGGCCCTGGCCGAAGCCACCGAGGACCTGCTCGCCCGGGACGACGCCCGCCGCGCGCTGGGAGCCCACGCCGCGCGCCTCTACCGCGAGCGCTTCTCCCTGGAGTGCACGGTGGAGGCCCTGCTGCGGCGAAGGACGGAGGACACGCCATGA
- a CDS encoding glycosyltransferase family 2 protein has product MPLFSVVIPTFNRAALLEETLASVFAQTLTDFEVIVVDDGSTDGTGELLARYGTRVRVFHQRNAGQGVARNLGIREARGDYVAFLDSDDLWPPWTLATFQQVLQSQGPLTLVMGRAHAFQDAREMSALEDGPVTARRFDDYLASADATFIRTACAVAVRTEALRRVGGFSDRRISAEDYDLLYRLGVEPGFAYVESPVTLGYRQHATSSSRDLDRGYEGTLFLLEQERRGHYPGGAARRRERLAMLLFGLRHVTHWLLEHGHRRQALALYARGLRFHRVLPRWRYLLGFPPWVLAVSLRSRR; this is encoded by the coding sequence ATGCCCCTCTTCTCCGTCGTCATCCCGACCTTCAACCGCGCCGCGCTCCTGGAGGAGACGCTGGCGTCCGTCTTCGCCCAGACGCTGACGGACTTCGAGGTCATCGTCGTGGACGACGGCTCCACGGATGGCACCGGCGAGCTGCTCGCGCGGTACGGGACGCGGGTGCGCGTGTTCCACCAGCGGAACGCGGGGCAGGGCGTCGCCCGAAACCTGGGCATCCGCGAGGCCCGGGGGGACTACGTTGCCTTCCTGGACAGCGATGACCTGTGGCCTCCGTGGACGCTGGCGACGTTCCAGCAGGTCCTCCAGTCCCAAGGCCCGCTCACGCTGGTGATGGGGCGGGCCCACGCCTTCCAGGACGCCCGGGAGATGTCCGCCCTGGAGGACGGGCCCGTCACCGCGCGGCGCTTCGACGACTACCTGGCCAGCGCGGATGCGACCTTCATCCGCACGGCGTGCGCGGTGGCCGTGCGCACGGAGGCCCTGCGCCGCGTGGGGGGCTTCAGCGACCGGCGCATCAGCGCCGAGGACTACGACCTGCTGTACCGCCTGGGCGTCGAGCCGGGCTTCGCCTACGTGGAGTCCCCGGTGACGCTGGGCTATCGCCAGCACGCGACGTCGTCCTCGCGCGACCTGGACCGGGGCTACGAAGGCACGCTGTTCCTGCTGGAGCAGGAGCGTCGCGGGCACTACCCGGGAGGCGCCGCGCGCCGTCGCGAACGCCTGGCCATGCTGCTCTTCGGACTGCGCCACGTGACGCACTGGCTGCTGGAGCACGGCCATCGCCGTCAGGCCCTGGCCCTCTACGCGCGCGGCCTGCGCTTCCACCGCGTGCTGCCCCGGTGGCGCTACCTGCTGGGGTTCCCGCCCTGGGTGCTCGCGGTGTCGCTGCGGTCGCGCCGCTGA
- a CDS encoding acyltransferase family protein, protein MASAPRPSLPALTGLRFFAALHVVAFHVTPREGRPGWLGAFLDNGPASVTLFFVLSGFVLAQAYLGSASPGPVSRRAFWVARLARIYPVYLLGLVLEAPPFFLAILRQEGGWTLPALQRLLGVGAAVTSLTQAWIPPAACAWNCPGWSLSAEAFFYLLFPVLAGPLVRLGAKGLGWAAVCLIASSALLYGLWFAGAGGWAGEAALQETWLRVGEYSPLLKLPQFLLGVVLGRAFVLRRPKPTPGTSGRGLVAAGTALGLLWVSWPGQTWAFRDVVLTAVFAWLIWTLACGHGRLATFLARAPVVRLGEASYALYILHVPLAFHARSAERWSGAALEQRAPWGYSALAITSFVLVALAVHAWLEEPARRWLRNRWTRPRPAPLPVVSGLL, encoded by the coding sequence ATGGCCTCCGCGCCGCGTCCCTCGCTCCCGGCGCTGACCGGTCTTCGCTTCTTCGCCGCGCTCCACGTGGTGGCCTTCCACGTGACGCCGCGAGAGGGTCGGCCCGGGTGGCTCGGGGCCTTCCTCGACAACGGCCCCGCGAGCGTCACCCTGTTCTTCGTCCTCTCCGGCTTCGTGCTGGCCCAGGCGTACCTGGGGAGCGCATCGCCCGGCCCGGTGTCGCGGCGTGCGTTCTGGGTGGCGCGTCTGGCTCGCATCTACCCCGTGTACCTGCTGGGCCTGGTGTTGGAGGCGCCGCCGTTCTTCCTGGCCATCCTGCGGCAGGAGGGCGGGTGGACGCTCCCGGCGCTCCAGCGGCTTCTGGGCGTGGGCGCCGCCGTCACGAGCCTGACCCAGGCGTGGATTCCTCCCGCGGCCTGCGCGTGGAACTGCCCGGGCTGGTCGTTGTCCGCGGAGGCCTTCTTCTACCTGCTCTTCCCCGTGCTGGCCGGGCCCCTGGTCCGGCTCGGCGCGAAGGGGCTGGGGTGGGCCGCCGTGTGCCTGATCGCGAGCTCCGCGCTGCTGTACGGGCTGTGGTTCGCGGGGGCCGGCGGGTGGGCGGGCGAGGCCGCGCTCCAGGAGACCTGGCTGCGGGTGGGCGAGTACTCGCCGCTGCTCAAGCTGCCGCAGTTCCTGCTGGGCGTGGTGCTGGGACGCGCCTTCGTGCTGCGCCGTCCGAAGCCCACGCCCGGCACTTCCGGGCGCGGCCTTGTCGCGGCGGGGACCGCGCTGGGACTGCTGTGGGTGTCCTGGCCGGGCCAGACCTGGGCCTTCCGGGACGTGGTGCTGACGGCGGTGTTCGCATGGCTCATCTGGACGCTCGCGTGTGGGCACGGGCGGCTCGCGACCTTCCTGGCGCGGGCTCCGGTGGTCCGCCTGGGCGAAGCCAGCTACGCGCTCTACATCCTCCACGTCCCCCTGGCGTTCCATGCGCGGAGCGCGGAGCGGTGGTCCGGGGCGGCCCTGGAGCAACGCGCGCCGTGGGGCTACAGCGCGCTGGCCATCACGTCGTTCGTGCTGGTGGCGTTGGCGGTCCATGCCTGGCTGGAGGAACCCGCGCGGCGCTGGCTCCGCAACCGCTGGACGCGACCCCGCCCGGCACCCCTGCCCGTCGTCAGCGGTCTGCTATGA
- a CDS encoding oligosaccharide flippase family protein: MSSRSSSAPDVTDGAQPVGTSDVKVRAQRSIVALGLRTLGSLGLRMVSSLALSHLLFPSDYGAFAIVAFTAAMGAYLGDLGLSASLVRQEHEPTEDEISTAFWSHQAFTVAIVAALLGLAPLLARSYELGPSGAAMVGAVALGLFFHSLRVIPIMMLERHLHFPAIARVELVENVAQTASTIALAAMGVGAWALIGGGLVRGAVGLVMLWRAAAWRPRGRVRWAIVQRLLGFGIWYQLTGIVPAILNGWVPLVVGRMEGKDAVGLVNWAFALASVPLAMSSVLNRVAYPAYSRMQQDAEALAEYLRTSIRRISAVLLVVVPFGVIALPFLIPVLFGARWTPAIPLVQWFMLEGAMQAVHGLLNSQQYASGHARERVYVLIGSSSLRFGLGALAVMHWGIVGIGVTATAITLTELYLSAWLVARRSPHLAGLEFQVLEPFLTVGALLALAVGLSRLATGQHGVLVQALVGAGALAVLVLVRERSRHGLSLVGELRAVVAHVRGRRASS, translated from the coding sequence ATGAGCAGCCGTTCCTCTTCCGCGCCGGACGTCACCGACGGCGCCCAACCCGTGGGCACCTCGGACGTGAAGGTCCGCGCTCAGCGCTCCATCGTGGCCCTGGGCCTGCGGACGCTCGGCTCCCTGGGGCTGCGCATGGTGAGTTCGCTCGCCCTGTCGCACCTGCTCTTCCCCTCGGACTATGGCGCCTTCGCCATCGTGGCCTTCACCGCGGCCATGGGCGCGTACCTGGGTGACCTGGGGCTCAGCGCGTCCCTGGTGCGCCAGGAGCACGAGCCCACCGAGGACGAGATCAGCACCGCGTTCTGGAGCCACCAGGCCTTCACCGTCGCCATCGTGGCGGCGCTGCTGGGGCTGGCGCCGCTGCTGGCGCGCTCCTATGAGCTGGGGCCGTCCGGCGCCGCCATGGTGGGCGCGGTGGCGCTGGGGCTGTTCTTCCACTCGCTGCGCGTCATCCCCATCATGATGCTGGAGCGCCACCTGCACTTCCCCGCCATCGCGCGCGTGGAGCTGGTGGAGAACGTCGCGCAGACGGCCTCCACCATCGCCCTGGCCGCGATGGGGGTTGGCGCCTGGGCGCTCATCGGCGGCGGCCTGGTGCGCGGCGCGGTGGGGCTGGTGATGCTGTGGCGGGCGGCGGCGTGGCGTCCGCGCGGGCGGGTGCGGTGGGCCATCGTCCAGCGGCTGCTCGGCTTCGGCATCTGGTACCAGCTCACCGGCATCGTGCCCGCCATCCTCAACGGCTGGGTGCCGCTGGTGGTGGGGCGCATGGAGGGCAAGGACGCGGTGGGCCTGGTGAACTGGGCCTTCGCGCTGGCCTCCGTGCCGCTGGCGATGAGCAGCGTGCTCAACCGCGTGGCCTATCCCGCCTACAGCCGCATGCAGCAGGACGCGGAGGCGCTGGCGGAGTACCTGCGCACGTCCATCCGCCGCATCAGCGCGGTGCTCCTCGTCGTCGTCCCCTTCGGCGTCATCGCGCTGCCGTTCCTCATCCCCGTCCTCTTCGGTGCGCGCTGGACGCCCGCCATCCCGCTGGTGCAGTGGTTCATGCTGGAGGGCGCGATGCAGGCGGTGCACGGCCTGCTGAACTCGCAGCAGTACGCCAGCGGCCACGCGCGTGAGCGGGTGTACGTGCTCATCGGGTCCAGCTCGCTGCGCTTCGGCCTGGGCGCGCTCGCGGTGATGCACTGGGGCATCGTGGGCATTGGGGTCACCGCCACGGCCATCACGCTCACGGAGCTGTACCTGAGCGCGTGGCTGGTGGCCCGGCGCAGCCCGCATCTGGCCGGCCTGGAGTTCCAGGTGCTGGAGCCCTTCCTCACGGTGGGCGCGCTGCTGGCGCTCGCGGTGGGGCTGTCGCGGCTCGCCACGGGGCAGCACGGGGTGCTGGTGCAGGCGCTGGTGGGGGCCGGGGCGTTGGCGGTGCTGGTGCTCGTCCGCGAGCGTTCGCGGCACGGCCTGTCGCTGGTGGGGGAGTTGCGCGCCGTCGTGGCGCACGTGCGCGGACGGCGGGCCTCGTCGTGA
- a CDS encoding acyltransferase family protein has product MAPSSSLPASASADPPRAPARPSRRDGLDVLRAVAILAVLAFHAPSHARDALPGWVRSGFAHGWVGVDLFFVLSGYLIGRQVFGPEAPGGVGANLRVFWTKRWMRTLPLYFLVLAAYALKPWTFGTPFVGGGWHYALFLQNFTVPRDFEQSWSLCVEEHFYLLLPLAAFGLGGRRWPAFAWLLPAGLSLLLRFVVRATLPEGLEPSEAWVRLQWPTFQHLDGLCAGVFLAKTADTWRRWPTRPRALCGALGLAVVGAMLGAFGSRLDGPGGVWIITGLTVGFSGLLVAMESVQLPPLARGPVYQVSALSYGAYLWFGPVVRVFERRLLAAPPVLVLGAFLAVTLALSWVTYRAVEQPCLRLRDRLLARFTRASQSVAPTPGG; this is encoded by the coding sequence ATGGCGCCCTCCTCCTCCCTCCCAGCATCCGCGTCGGCGGATCCACCGCGAGCGCCCGCGCGGCCCTCGCGCCGGGATGGGTTGGACGTGCTGCGGGCCGTCGCCATCCTCGCGGTGCTCGCGTTCCATGCGCCTTCGCACGCGCGGGACGCGCTGCCCGGATGGGTGCGGTCCGGCTTCGCTCACGGTTGGGTGGGCGTGGATCTGTTCTTCGTCTTGTCGGGCTACCTCATCGGCCGGCAGGTCTTCGGCCCCGAGGCGCCCGGCGGAGTGGGCGCGAACCTGCGCGTCTTCTGGACGAAGCGGTGGATGCGCACGCTGCCGCTCTACTTCCTCGTGCTGGCCGCGTACGCGCTGAAGCCCTGGACGTTCGGCACGCCGTTCGTCGGGGGCGGCTGGCACTACGCGCTCTTCCTCCAGAACTTCACCGTGCCGCGCGACTTCGAGCAGAGCTGGTCGCTGTGCGTGGAGGAGCACTTCTACCTGCTGCTGCCGCTCGCCGCGTTCGGCCTGGGCGGGCGCCGGTGGCCCGCCTTCGCGTGGCTGCTGCCCGCGGGCCTCAGCCTGCTGCTGCGGTTCGTCGTGCGCGCCACGCTGCCCGAAGGCCTGGAGCCGTCGGAGGCCTGGGTGCGGTTGCAATGGCCCACCTTCCAGCACCTGGACGGGCTGTGCGCGGGCGTCTTCCTGGCGAAGACGGCGGACACCTGGCGCCGGTGGCCCACACGCCCGCGCGCCCTGTGCGGAGCGCTGGGCCTGGCCGTCGTGGGCGCGATGCTGGGCGCCTTCGGCTCCCGGCTGGATGGACCGGGCGGCGTGTGGATCATCACCGGGCTGACGGTGGGGTTCAGCGGGCTGCTGGTCGCCATGGAGTCCGTCCAGCTGCCGCCGTTGGCGCGCGGGCCCGTGTACCAGGTGTCGGCGCTCTCCTACGGGGCCTACCTGTGGTTCGGCCCCGTGGTGCGCGTCTTCGAGCGGCGGCTCCTCGCGGCCCCTCCGGTGCTGGTGCTGGGGGCCTTCCTGGCCGTGACGCTGGCGCTGTCCTGGGTGACGTACCGCGCGGTGGAGCAGCCGTGCCTGCGGCTGCGGGACCGGCTGCTGGCACGGTTCACGCGAGCGAGCCAAAGCGTCGCGCCCACCCCCGGCGGCTGA